The following are encoded together in the Daucus carota subsp. sativus chromosome 5, DH1 v3.0, whole genome shotgun sequence genome:
- the LOC108220111 gene encoding CBL-interacting serine/threonine-protein kinase 6, giving the protein MSNEDRNRVLHGKYELGRQLGHGTFGKVYHARNLQSGKNVAMKIVSKEKVIKIGMTEQVKREIAVMKMVRHDNIVNLDEVLASKSKIYFAMELVRGGELFSKVEKGRIKEDEARHYFYQLISAIDFCHSRGVYHRDLKPENLLLDEQGNLKVTDFGLSAFSEQLRQDGLLHTSCGTPNYVAPEVIARKGYDGAKADIWSCGVVLYVLLAGFMPFHEDNIVSLYRKIHRGDFRCPPWFSADARRLIVRMLDPNPNSRISISKIMQTSWMKKAVPRSVEKEEDPQGCEGKQIETLNAFHIISLSQGFDLSALFENEKNEGKEEMRFATTKTPSSLISKLEELADSAKLSVKKSDSSVRLQARENGRKGKLGIAAEMFELAPSLMVVEVKKCGGDTMEYNQFCRKELRPALKDIIWTSKEHDSRSD; this is encoded by the coding sequence ATGTCGAATGAAGATCGTAACCGTGTGTTGCACGGTAAGTACGAGCTCGGGCGTCAATTAGGTCACGGTACGTTCGGGAAAGTGTATCACGCACGTAATCTACAGTCCGGCAAAAATGTCGCCATGAAAATTGTTAGTAAAGAGAAAGTAATTAAAATCGGAATGACGGAACAAGTGAAACGTGAGATAGCGGTTATGAAGATGGTGCGTCACGATAATATTGTTAATCTCGATGAAGTCTTGGCTAGTAAATCGAAGATTTATTTCGCGATGGAGCTCGTCCGTGGCGGCGAATTGTTTTCGAAAGTTGAGAAAGGGAGGATTAAAGAGGACGAGGCGCGGCATTATTTCTATCAGCTAATTTCGGCAATAGATTTTTGTCATAGTCGCGGTGTTTATCATCGTGATTTGAAACCGGAGAATTTGTTGTTAGATGAACAGGGTAATTTGAAAGTTACTGATTTCGGATTGAGTGCTTTTTCGGAACAATTAAGGCAGGACGGGCTTTTGCACACGAGCTGTGGGACTCCGAATTATGTTGCACCCGAGGTTATTGCGAGAAAAGGATATGATGGTGCGAAGGCTGATATTTGGTCTTGTGGTGTGGTATTGTATGTGCTTTTAGCTGGATTTATGCCGTTTCATGAGGATAATATTGTTTCGTTGTATCGGAAGATTCACCGTGGTGACTTTAGGTGTCCGCCTTGGTTTTCAGCAGACGCGAGAAGGCTTATTGTCAGAATGTTGGATCCGAATCCGAATTCTAGGATTTCCATCTCCAAAATTATGCAGACTTCGTGGATGAAAAAGGCGGTGCCGAGAAGTGTAGAAAAGGAAGAGGATCCTCAGGGATGTGAAGGTAAACAGATAGAAACACTGAATGCTTTTCACATAATTTCATTGTCGCAAGGTTTTGATTTGTCGGCTTTgtttgaaaatgaaaagaatgagGGGAAGGAAGAGATGAGATTTGCAACAACAAAGACCCCTAGCAGTTTGATATCGAAGCTGGAGGAGTTAGCAGATAGTGCAAAATTAAGTGTTAAGAAGAGTGATTCGAGTGTGAGATTGCAAGCAAGGGAGAATGGAAGAAAAGGCAAATTAGGAATAGCGGCGGAGATGTTTGAATTGGCACCTTCTTTGATGGTGGTGGAGGTGAAGAAGTGTGGTGGCGATACTATGGAGTACAATCAGTTCTGCAGAAAGGAGCTCCGGCCAGCTCTTAAAGACATTATCTGGACTTCAAAGGAGCATGATTCGAGGTCTGATTAA
- the LOC108220331 gene encoding uncharacterized protein LOC108220331, with the protein MPQGDYIELHRKRSGYRLDHFDRKRKKEAREVHKRSKTAQNALGIKGKMFAKKRYAEKALMKKTLAMHEESSSRRKVDDEVHDGALPSYLLDRDSTTRAKILSNTIKQKRKEKAGKWDVPLPKVRPVAEDEMFKVIRTGKRKTKQWKRMITKVTFVGQGFTRKPPKYERFIRPSGLRFTKAHVTHPELKCTFNLEMIGVKKNPNGPMYTSLGVVTRGTIIEVNVSELGLVTPAGKVVWGKYAQVTNNPENDGCINAVLLV; encoded by the exons ATG CCTCAAGGAGATTATATAGAGCTTCACAGGAAGCGTAGTGGATATCGTCTTGATCACTTCGATCGTAAGCGCAAGAAGGAGGCTCGTGAAGTTCACAAGCGTTCTAAAACTGCTCAAAAT GCTTTGGGTATTAAGGGTAAGATGTTCGCCAAAAAACGTTATGCTGAAAAGGCTCTTATGAAGAAAAC GTTGGCTATGCATGAAGAAAGCTCCAGTAGACGTAAGGTTGATGATGAAGTTCATGATGGTGCTCTTCCTTCATATCTTCTTGATCGTGACAGTACGACGCGAGCAAAG ATTCTTAGCAATACGATAAAACAAAAGAGGAAAGAGAAAGCTGGTAAATGGGATGTTCCTTTGCCAAAG GTCAGGCCTGTGGCTGAAGATGAGATGTTTAAAGTGATCAGGACTGGTAAACGCAAAA CTAAACAGTGGAAAAGAATGATTACTAAGGTAACATTTGTGGGACAAGGCTTTACAAGAAAGCCCCCAAAGTACGAACGTTTCATCCGTCCTTCTGGTTTGCGATTTACAAAAGCCCATGTGACGCACCCTGAGCTGAAATGCACTTTTAATCTTGAGATGATTGGTGTGAAGAAGAATCCAAATGGTCCAATGTATACATCTCTCGGTGTTGTAACCAGAGGAACTATCATAGAG GTGAATGTTAGCGAACTAGGTCTTGTCACACCTGCTGGAAAAGTTGTATGGG GGAAATATGCTCAAGTGACAAATAACCCTGAGAATGATGGTTGCATCAATGCAGTGCTCCTAGTTTAG